The genomic region GTTTAGAAGACTATAGCGATGAGTTAGTGTCACTATCGCGTACTTTCGGAAACAATTTAAATTCAAATAGCATTGCTAAAACCGCTACTATTCTCACGATGATCCAAAACGCTAAGCTATCGTTTTATAATGCCTTAGAGGCTATTGGCGATTTTAGATGCCAAGAAATAACAGACACTGAATTAATTAAGGAGCTTGATTATGATATTCAAATAATATCAAAGTCTTTAGAGCTCATAGACGAAGGACTACACAGAACTTCGCCCAAATCTCGATAAAACCATTTGATTTTCGTTATATTTTCGTTTATAATAACGTTAATGAAGACGATAATCTAACTACGACTGTTGTTTTTCGCATAAATTACAGCGAAATAAACTCGGTATAGGGTTAATTATATCGTAATCATACTATTTCGCCTGTATTTTTAACGATAATTGTATGTCGAGTGGATAGTTATCGGATAATTTACAACGAAATAAGTATGTGTCGATAGTATTTTACGCATATTAACTAACGTTTGACACGCATAGTCTCTGTCGATTATTGATTTTCGATATAATTTAACGAGATAGTATGTATTGATGAGGTTTTATCGTTTATTTATTCGGTATTTTATTGCATGCGGTAGTGGTTTGGCGTAGATTAGTGCGATATTTTTCCTTCGGTTTTGAAAATTGGCGGAAAATTTTACGGGTCAGGCGGCATGGTAGCGAAGACATCCCCCGCCCCCGTCCCGCTTGTATATTGCCGAATAATTATTCATAAATAACTTCCGATAAGATACATTATGTAAACTAAAATGAAATAGGAAATCGCATTATATCAATTATTAATGCTATTCGTTAACATTAACGCATATACATTCATTATACATTGTTGATATATCAACGTTTACATATATCTAAAAGTTATAAACGTTAGTGAATAATGTATATTGATGTCGTGTTAGTCTAACGTTAGACCCTTAGTTTTTAACGGTCGCACATCATAGACGCTTGACTTGATTCGACAAACACTATCGACACACACAAACGACAAACCCTAACATCACACACACACACAACGCTATACCTTCGCATACATACACCGTTGGTCCTTACGATACCCTAAACACAACGCAACTTACTAACGATACATACACACAACGAATACATCTAACGACATACACACAACGATAACTATAAACGATTAAATATACTAGCGATTAATGCACATAATCGATATAAACTATAAACGATATAAACACTCTATCGTTAGCACCATAAGCGCCAGCACCCTTAACGCCACATAAAATACGCCTCTAATAACGCCGTATATATCCGCTCATATATAGACAGCAATGCGTACGCAGCACATAACCGAAGCATACTATCGTACATATATAAATCAGCGATATAAAGGCGAAGTTATAAACGTTTAACACTTATAGCCATAATAAACGTCTATGATAAAACGTCGTATATAAACGCCATTATTAAATCGCTTTATAGAAACGCCATAAACATAGCGCCTTAAATAAACGCTATAGACAAGGCGCGTCAAATAGACGTGTAGGCTTAGCCGCATTAGTTTTTGGTGTGGATCGTGTACAGTATACGCTATGATTAACTATGCGATCTATTCTTTTACACGCTTATTCGTGATATAATTTAAACGATTATACTCTATGATTACGATTTCTGATGCATATCAGAAAGCTGATAACAAGCGTTAGGTAATTTTGCGAAAACTGCACAAAGATATTTTCACGAAGACTTAGAAAGTCTTTACGACGTTTTAGGGACGTCAGAGGAAATCGAGACAGACAGAAAAATGTTGAACGTTTATAGAAAGCTATTTCAAGATATCGCTTTGAGGAACGGTGGAGCACTGGAACTATTCCGTGAATATGAAAAAGGCGGTCAAAATTTATGACCACCTTATATATATATATATTAAGGGTATTCTATAACATCGACTAAATCTCTATACGAAGTAACTCCGTTAGCGTTTAAAACTGCTATTAATCCTTGTGCACTATCGACATAATCGACAATGAAGAAAGGCTGATCATAATTAACGTCAGGATAATCCTGTGCTAATTTTTCGATATAATCAGGCTCAAATTCCGAGTTATCCTCCACAAAGATAATGTCGTACTTATCAATATCGCTAACTTTGCGTATTTCGCTGTTAACGATTTGAAGGGCTGTCAAACGCATTTCTTCATGAGTTTCTGGCTCATCTTCGAGTAGCCCCGACGACTTTATTAAGTCGAACAAAGTATGTGTGTCATACTTATCGAATGAGTCGATGTCTACGTCGCAAATAGCCCCATTTTGCAGCTCATACTCAAAATCACTTAAATTTCTAAGCGTTAGCAAGTCCTTAAACTCGAATGAGCTTACCTCTAAACCGTCGTATGATTTATATACGACTTCGTAGTCAAAACCGTTTTTTCTAATCTGTATATATTTTTTAACGTTTTCCATTTTAATTACCTCCAAGTTTTTTATAAAACACTGATTTAGTCGCTTTTAAAAACGTTATATTCTGGCGATATTCATTTAGAACTTTTTCCCATCGTTCTAACTCCTTCGTGTGAATATCTATAACATCAACACAATCAACGCCGTTTTTTAAATACTCTCTGAACTGTTTTATTACGACTCTTGAGTAATTAACGTTTCCTCGTATTGCTATTAAGTTTAAAGTTGTCGTTATTTTCTTCATATTAAGTTCCTCTGGTCAAAATAGTTGTCTCATCGATATAAACTATATCGTCAGGCATAGTTACGTTAAAATAAATTAACGCAATCATAGCTAATATTATTAATATCGTTAACACTATGCGATAACTCATAAGCTTACCTCCAACTCTTCTATATATGTGAAGTCGTCAAAGTCTTCGCCATCTTCATGAACGATAAGAAATAGAGAATTGAATCGTCTACACTTAGTTGGACAAATTCTATGAGAATAGATATTGTTAAATTAAGAAAGTAGGCGATTTTTATGACAAGAGAAAGAAGAACTTTTAGTCCTGAATTTAAATTACAAATGGTAAAGCTTTATGAAAATGGTAAGCCTAGAAATGAAATTGCTCGTGAATATGATTTAACACCTTCGGCGTTAGGGAAATGGATTAAGCAACATCAAAATACTGGTTCATTTAACCATCAAGATAACTTAACTAATGAAGAAAAAGAACTAAGAAAATTACGTAAAGAAAATCAACAATTGAAAATGGAAAATGATATTTTAAAGCAAGCAGCGCTGATCATGGGACGAAAATAGATGTCATTCGAAAGAATGCCAATAAATATTCAGTATCAGCAATGTGCAAAGTCCTGCAAATCTCTAGAAGTAGTTACTATTACGAAATTAACAAATCACCCAACGTTGAAAAAGATGATCGAGATAAGGAAATTAGCGATAAAATTATCGAGATTTTCAATTCTAATCGCAAATGTTTTGGAACAAGAAGGATTAAAAATGAACTTATCAAAAATGGTTTAAATGTCTCAAGACGACGTATAGGACGCATTATGAAAGCAAATAAATTAGTATCTTCTTATACGACATCGAAGTATAAATCATTTCCTTCTCGCTCAAGTGAACGCGAAATCAATAATGAATTAAATCAAAGTTTCAATAGAAAAGAACCATTGGAAGTTCTTGTCAGTGATTTGACATATGTAAAAGTGGCTGGAAAATGGCATTACATATGTTTATTTATTGATCTTTTTAACCGTGAGATTGTTGGGCATAGCGCAGGCTCAAAGAAAGATAGCACGCTTGTATCCAAGGCACTTAGTAGCATTAGACACGATTTAAGAGACGTACAAATGTTTCACACTGACAGAGGAAAAGAGTTTGATAATCACATGATTGATGATGTACTAGATACCTTTGGTATCAAAAGATCTTTAAGCATGAAAGGATGTCCATATGACAACGCAGTAGCTGAAAGTACATTTAAAGCGTTAAAAACTGAATTCATTAAACAGTATGATTTTAAATCTATTAATCACTTAAAACTCGAATTGTTTGATTATGTTAATTGGTATAACAACATTCGACCTCATAGTGCATTAAATTATCTGACGCCGAAAGCGTACAAAGATAGTTTCTATAAAAACTGTCTAGAAATCTGTTGACATACCAAATCGTTATGCGCTAACTCTGTGTATTCATCGCAAGATAATGATGCGACGCTAGGCACAACATATACATACTCAAATAATCTGCTTATGTCGTCCTCATCGATTAGATCAGCATTATCGAAGTGAGACGCAACATCCTCGAATTTGAACCCGTTTGCGGACAGATATCCGACAAGTTCAAGCGCAGCATATTCTAGCGCTTGAACGTCTGTTACTTCTAGCAGATTTTCTTCGAAGTAATCGACAGCCTTTTTTAGTTCTTCTTCTTTTAATTTTTGCATTTTAGCAACCTCCGTTTTTTCGTTTTAATTTCGTTTGAATGTGTTTAACATTCTATCGAACGCACGACCGCAACGTCATGCGTTCTAACAACGTTAAACGTGTCTGACATAGATGTGTTCTAAATCGTTATTTTTTCCGGCATAAGAGTATCCCCCGCTTAGAATCGTATCATACCCAAATTGTTCTGTGTCGAAGTATCGATATACTATAGACGATAAGTCATACCCTAACGCATCTAGCTCATGCTCTCCTAGAGCTTGATATTCGTTTAACAAGCCATCTTCGCTTGAAATTAAAAGAAGAGAACTCTCTTCGATGATTGCTTTAATGTCACAGTTGCATGACGTCCAGTTTTTCAAAAGATTTGCAACATCCGTACCATATTCAAAGCCTTTAATATACTGTGCTAGCTCTTCTAACTCGTCTAGCACCATGTATTCACTTATATGAAATAAGTCACTCTCATGATCCGCTATAAACCATTCTGATTCAAGTGTATTAACATAGTCTGATAACTCGTCAAACTCCGCCAAAACATCGAACCAGTCCCCTTTCAGAGACCCTTTCACGTATTCCTCCAAGTTTGCTATATAAACATTTAATTTTACGTTATTCATAATAAATACCTCCAAAAATTTAGTTTTAATTTCGTTTTAAAAGTTAAACGTTGACACTAAAAACCTTTTAACCGCTTCTACTAAGTAATATAATAATCTTAGTTGCTGATGCGGTCATAAAGTTGCGCTAACTTTTCGACTGTTTCTAGTCGAAGGTTATCAATTGAGCGATAACCGTTTACTATACGACTAACTGTCGAACGGCTAACGCCTGACTCCTTTTCGATAAAGTAAGTAGTGAGATCAGCGTTATCGAAAAGAGCGATAACTTTTTCCCTCAATATTAAGTTTTCGTTTTTCATTTAAGTACCTCCGTCTTAATTTCGTTTTTTTCTAACTGACATAACTATATCATGATGCGTTATAAAACGTCAACACTTTTTAACGAAAAAATAACGAAATATTTACGCTTCATATAATACGTGTATGCGCGCATACAAAGAGCTATGCAAGGACGCCTAAGACAGCCGTCATATAATCAAAGGAGACCTCGTAAAATGCATATTCAGACGGACTTAAAGGCGGATCTCTTTAACGTATTCGGAGTTTGTGACATGCACTATAATAGCGACACAAAAATCGCTATATGCCCTTTAACGTATTCAGCGACTTCGGCATGTACTACGCGCACGTATGACGTACTCGCGAGAGTATTGAACGAGCATCTTTGAGTCAAAGTCCTTTAACGTATTCAGCAATCGTGACATGCATTACACGTGCGAGCGCGTGTGAGCCGTACATACTTACCATGCGTACGCACAAGCGAGCGTTATTTTTTTTTCATCTTATTATATTTCCGATAGACGCTATGTAATAAATTAGCCGATTGTAATTTCGGCATGTTGTACTCGAACTATGTAGTCATTTTGTATTATAATCAGTAAATAAGAGCCGAATTAGCTACGTCATATGTATTATCGTATAAAATAAGATAATTAAAGCTCTGTCAAGTCGATTCTCGTGCGTCGAGAGTTATTTTTACGGGTAAATATACGATAGCCACAATATAGACACCTGTATAGATTGACATGAGTCGTCAGTATGTGATATCGTTGACCCACCGTTATCAAAGCGATAGTTTCAGACGTGGAGCAATCGTTATTATGATACTCGGTACAATCCGTACGGAGATTCGTTACCTCCGTTTTAATTTCGTTTAGGCGTACGATTATGATCGTACGTCTTTTTTTATAACGAGTGGTGTGTAAGCCGCTAAATAAACCGCGCTTCCATCGCAGATAGGAGCGACTGCCTGACGTCCCCTCCCTATCCGTAAAAATAAACGCCGTAATATACCGTAATTCAAATGGTCATATCCCCCGCCGTCAAAAATAAACGTGCAGTACTTCCGGAATAAAAACGCCCACACCTCCCCCGTCAAAAAAAAATGCAACCTTTATTTCGAAATAAAACGCTAAGGGCCACCCCCATTTATGTAGACGAAAAAAATGACGGGATTCTCTCGGTAATAAATCCGATGAACCCCGCCCCATTTTTAAATACCTTTATTCGATTGTTCATGTTCGTTTAAACGCCATTTCTTAACATTCAACGCTTCCTCGACTTCTAACCGCTTTTTACGTGTCTTTGGCGATTGTGATCGGGATAATGTGTCGTGATTTTGTGCGAACTCTAATGACGTTTCTTTGCTATGAGCCATGCGTAATTGATAATCGGTTTGATATGGGTACTCATCCGTAAAATAAGATGAGCGATATCCTTTATCTAGACCACGATATAACAAATATTCGGCTATGCCGTCTCGTTCTTCATTTGGTAAGGGACATCCGGTAATATCGAAAAACCAACGCTCTAGCAAAGCACTATTGCCGACTCTTACCTCGTCTGTTACTTCTTTATCATTTATCGTTCTACACTTCCATAAAATATCAATAACTGATTTCGCTATACTTATAGCTTGTGCATAAATCATCGCTACATCCTTTCGTCGTAATTACGCAATTTTATATCTTCAAAACTATACAAGTTCGTTGTTAATTCGTTTAGGATACCTGCTAAAGCACGCCTAACGCCTCTCTCTACCGTATATCTAGACGTCCCATACTTTTTAGCGATACTTTTAAAGTCGTAGTAATTATCGAGTATGTAACACTCTTGTAAGTACCGCATATCTCTAGCCGTTATGTCTGCTCCCTGTATAGCGTCGTTTATATCGACCCATATTTCAACATATGATGGATCTCCTTTTTCGACGTATGATAGGAACTCGTGATAATTTTCAAAGAAATTCCGTACAATCATTGGCGTGTAATTCATCTGGAAAGACATTTGTTTGCCTCCTTACGCTGTTAGTTTATAACGTCCATTGCATCCAAAATCGGTGTGTGCGTGTGTGTGTGTGCCGGTTTAAACTCGACTATAGCAGACGGAAATGGGGCTGAATTTTTACCGTCTCCAAATTTCACACGCCCTTTTATCAACGTTATTTTATTCGCTTTCATACAGTAATCGTGCCAATATTTCGTATCAGTTCTTGACGGAATTAAAGCAATAACAGTTGCCCCTTTCTGTGACTCTCCATACGCTTTTTTAATCCAATCTTTTATCGCCCTGCCGTATGGCGGATTCATGAATACAATTTCGTTAGACCAATCTTGCGATAACCCATCATCCTTTTCAGTAAAATATTTAGAACACTTGGCGTTGATTCCATCGCTACATGGATCTAACGTAAACCCATAAATATCGTTTAGATAATCGAAGAGCTCCTGTGGTGTAGTCCATTCGTTTGATACACTACTATAATGTACCGATAAGTTTGTCATACCATTATCACTCCGTTCTAATTTCGTTTGAAATATTTTAAGGTACTTAAATTCGCCTGTATTATATGGGCTTGTTTACCGTATCTTCAAAGAAGTTTACCGCTAGTCGAGTCTCTCTTCAATCCTCTTGGTAGAACGTTATAATACTCCATATCATAACCCCATTCCGTTTGTAATTCGTTTTAAAATTTCGTATAATTATTACACAAATAAAAATAAGGAGGTAATCCTCGTGAATAATTCGTTTCAAAACAGCACCAACGATGATTGGCGTCAAAACTTGCCAGAAGGATATATGCCGATTTACAAGTATAGTAGACCGACAATATCGTTTGACGCCAAGCACAATCGATTCTATATGTCTAGTTCGTTATTAAAAGCAATAGGGCTTCGAAAGGGGTCTCGTGTAGGGATGGCGTATAACAAGGCAGAGGATTCACTAATAATCGTCACTAAAGGTGGCTCAATGTTTATCGACAAATCGTCATATATTACAAGCCGTCATTTTGCGGAAGAGACCGGTTATAAATCCGGACAGCACTATTACGAATACATCGAAGAAGAGTCGTCCGATGAATATAAAATGTTCCGAAAAGCATCATCAAAATATTAGTCAAGATATTTAAGCAATCGCTTGGTAATAGCGTATACAACATTAACAGTAACGGCGTTCCCAGCTTGCTT from Staphylococcus felis harbors:
- a CDS encoding IS3 family transposase (programmed frameshift) — encoded protein: MTRERRTFSPEFKLQMVKLYENGKPRNEIAREYDLTPSALGKWIKQHQNTGSFNHQDNLTNEEKELRKLRKENQQLKMENDIFKASSADHGTKIDVIRKNANKYSVSAMCKVLQISRSSYYYEINKSPNVEKDDRDKEISDKIIEIFNSNRKCFGTRRIKNELIKNGLNVSRRRIGRIMKANKLVSSYTTSKYKSFPSRSSEREINNELNQSFNRKEPLEVLVSDLTYVKVAGKWHYICLFIDLFNREIVGHSAGSKKDSTLVSKALSSIRHDLRDVQMFHTDRGKEFDNHMIDDVLDTFGIKRSLSMKGCPYDNAVAESTFKALKTEFIKQYDFKSINHLKLELFDYVNWYNNIRPHSALNYLTPKAYKDSFYKNCLEIC
- a CDS encoding helix-turn-helix domain-containing protein, which encodes MKNENLILREKVIALFDNADLTTYFIEKESGVSRSTVSRIVNGYRSIDNLRLETVEKLAQLYDRISN
- a CDS encoding antirestriction protein ArdA, translating into MNNVKLNVYIANLEEYVKGSLKGDWFDVLAEFDELSDYVNTLESEWFIADHESDLFHISEYMVLDELEELAQYIKGFEYGTDVANLLKNWTSCNCDIKAIIEESSLLLISSEDGLLNEYQALGEHELDALGYDLSSIVYRYFDTEQFGYDTILSGGYSYAGKNNDLEHIYVRHV
- a CDS encoding DNA N-6-adenine-methyltransferase; this translates as MTNLSVHYSSVSNEWTTPQELFDYLNDIYGFTLDPCSDGINAKCSKYFTEKDDGLSQDWSNEIVFMNPPYGRAIKDWIKKAYGESQKGATVIALIPSRTDTKYWHDYCMKANKITLIKGRVKFGDGKNSAPFPSAIVEFKPAHTHTHTPILDAMDVIN